From the SAR202 cluster bacterium genome, one window contains:
- the mtnA gene encoding S-methyl-5-thioribose-1-phosphate isomerase, producing the protein MPEIYPLEWSNERLKILDQTKLPKEQAVIIANNYIDVLDSIKSMSIRGGSILSIAAAYALTLAAKSVSTNDVQKFLEYLENVIHEIINSRPSMDSLLKVTYKIFDKLNSLSTVQEMKDFVQKEAEKIHKEDLSINYRIVNLGENLISTGQTILTHGNTGALSTSGYGTALGIIRKAHESKKNINVVVTETRPFLHGARLTTWELAQLGIPTNLIVDSAAGFMMINKKIDSVIVGAQRIAKNGDFANEIGTYSLSVIAKQNNVPFYVAAPTSIIDIESANGASLPIEERNRNEVIHINDSEIAPKSISVTNITTDITPHENISGFITESGIIYPPFNNTF; encoded by the coding sequence ATGCCAGAAATTTACCCTTTAGAATGGTCAAATGAACGATTAAAAATACTTGACCAGACTAAACTTCCAAAAGAACAAGCAGTGATTATTGCTAACAACTATATTGATGTACTAGACAGTATTAAATCTATGTCTATTAGAGGTGGATCTATACTTAGCATTGCAGCTGCATATGCTTTAACTTTAGCTGCAAAGAGTGTTTCTACTAATGATGTTCAAAAATTTTTAGAATATCTAGAAAATGTCATTCATGAAATTATAAATTCTCGACCATCTATGGATAGCTTATTAAAAGTTACATATAAAATTTTTGATAAATTAAATTCACTCTCAACTGTGCAAGAAATGAAAGATTTTGTGCAAAAAGAAGCAGAAAAAATACATAAAGAGGATCTATCAATTAACTATCGAATAGTAAATTTAGGTGAAAATCTAATATCTACCGGACAAACAATATTAACCCATGGTAATACTGGTGCACTATCAACTTCAGGATATGGGACAGCTCTAGGTATAATACGAAAAGCCCATGAATCCAAGAAAAATATCAATGTGGTCGTCACAGAAACTAGGCCATTCTTACATGGGGCAAGACTTACTACTTGGGAATTAGCACAACTAGGCATACCAACAAACTTAATTGTCGATTCAGCAGCAGGTTTTATGATGATAAATAAAAAAATAGATTCTGTTATTGTAGGAGCTCAAAGGATAGCTAAAAATGGCGATTTTGCAAATGAAATAGGAACTTATTCTCTAAGCGTAATCGCGAAGCAAAACAATGTTCCATTTTATGTTGCCGCCCCGACATCAATAATTGATATAGAATCAGCAAACGGAGCTTCATTGCCAATCGAAGAACGCAACAGAAATGAAGTTATACATATTAATGATTCAGAGATAGCACCTAAGTCCATCTCTGTGACAAATATAACAACAGATATAACCCCACATGAAAATATTTCTGGATTTATTACCGAGTCTGGTATAATATATCCACCATTCAATAATACTTTTTAG
- the groL gene encoding chaperonin GroEL, which yields MAKQLSFGEEARRSLKKGIDALADSVSVTLGPRGRNVILDKKFGPPTVCSDGVTIAKEIELEEPFENMGAQLLKEAASKTNDVAGDGTTTATVLAQALVTEGFKNVAAGANPLALKRGMDKAVESIRAELRKLSQTVEGKEQIAQVAALSAHEQEVGDLIAEVMEKVGKDGVITVEESRGLQYDVEYVEGMQFDRGYISPYMVTNPERMEAVNDDPYILITDKKITAVSDVLPALEKVLQITKNVVIIAEDIEGEALATMVVNKLRGTLNVIAVKAPGFGERRKAMLEDMAILTGGHVISEEVGRKLDSVTVEDLGRARRVVSTKEETTVVEGHGSDEAIQGRINQIKAQIEETTSEFDREKLQERLAKLSGGVAIIQVGAATEVELKEKKARVEDALSATRSAVEEGIVPGGGCGLVRASQSVAKLKLTGDEATGAQIVLKAIDEPIRVISFNSGAEGSVILDAIKKGKGDYGYDAENEKFGSMMEFGIMDPTKVTRAAVENSVSVAAMILTTESLVTEIPSKAPAMPAAPPMDY from the coding sequence ATGGCTAAACAATTATCGTTTGGTGAAGAGGCACGAAGATCTTTAAAAAAAGGAATTGACGCCCTTGCAGATTCAGTTAGTGTGACTTTAGGACCTAGAGGCAGAAATGTTATTCTAGATAAAAAATTTGGCCCACCTACTGTTTGTAGTGATGGTGTGACAATTGCAAAAGAAATTGAGTTAGAAGAACCTTTTGAAAATATGGGTGCACAATTATTAAAAGAAGCAGCAAGTAAAACTAATGATGTTGCTGGAGATGGAACAACAACTGCTACAGTTTTAGCACAAGCCTTAGTAACTGAGGGATTTAAAAATGTTGCGGCTGGAGCAAATCCTTTAGCTTTAAAAAGAGGCATGGATAAAGCAGTTGAAAGTATACGTGCCGAATTGAGAAAATTATCTCAAACTGTAGAAGGAAAAGAACAAATTGCACAAGTTGCTGCTTTATCTGCACATGAACAAGAAGTTGGTGACTTAATTGCAGAAGTTATGGAAAAAGTGGGTAAAGATGGTGTAATCACTGTTGAAGAATCTCGCGGACTTCAATATGACGTAGAGTATGTTGAAGGGATGCAATTTGACCGTGGATATATAAGTCCTTATATGGTCACAAATCCTGAAAGAATGGAAGCTGTTAATGATGACCCTTATATTTTAATCACTGACAAAAAAATAACTGCTGTTTCAGATGTTTTACCTGCATTGGAAAAAGTATTACAAATAACCAAGAACGTTGTAATTATTGCAGAAGATATAGAAGGTGAAGCATTAGCAACAATGGTAGTCAACAAATTAAGAGGAACTCTTAATGTTATTGCTGTTAAAGCTCCAGGATTTGGAGAAAGAAGAAAGGCTATGCTTGAAGACATGGCTATATTAACAGGCGGACATGTAATCAGTGAAGAAGTGGGAAGAAAACTTGATTCAGTTACTGTTGAAGATCTTGGTAGAGCAAGAAGAGTTGTTTCCACTAAAGAGGAAACAACTGTTGTTGAAGGACATGGTTCAGACGAGGCAATACAAGGAAGAATCAATCAAATTAAAGCCCAAATTGAAGAAACAACCTCAGAATTTGATCGAGAAAAATTACAAGAACGATTAGCAAAACTTTCTGGTGGAGTGGCAATCATACAAGTTGGAGCGGCTACTGAAGTAGAACTCAAAGAGAAAAAAGCGCGTGTAGAAGATGCGTTATCAGCAACTAGATCTGCTGTTGAAGAAGGTATAGTACCTGGTGGAGGATGTGGATTAGTTCGTGCATCTCAGTCAGTAGCTAAACTTAAATTAACAGGAGATGAGGCAACTGGAGCGCAGATTGTCTTAAAAGCAATTGATGAGCCAATAAGAGTAATTTCGTTTAATTCAGGTGCTGAAGGGTCTGTAATCTTGGATGCTATTAAAAAGGGCAAAGGTGATTATGGATACGATGCTGAGAATGAAAAATTTGGTTCAATGATGGAGTTTGGTATTATGGACCCAACAAAAGTTACCAGAGCTGCTGTTGAAAATTCAGTCAGTGTTGCTGCAATGATACTAACTACTGAGTCATTGGTAACAGAAATTCCTAGTAAGGCGCCAGCTATGCCAGCTGCCCCTCCAATGGATTACTAA
- a CDS encoding rhodanese-like domain-containing protein gives MSSNTGEPFQRITIDKAKEKIDSEECTVVDVRQQDEWDSGHVKNAIHIPVDEILSKVDQLPDSGSLLFICAAGVRSALACELAASVGIESERLFNIEEGTPSWIAKGYPAE, from the coding sequence ATGAGTTCTAATACAGGGGAACCATTCCAAAGAATCACTATAGATAAAGCAAAAGAAAAAATTGATAGTGAAGAATGTACAGTTGTTGATGTTAGGCAACAAGACGAATGGGATAGTGGCCATGTTAAGAATGCAATACATATACCAGTTGATGAAATTCTTTCTAAAGTTGATCAACTGCCAGATTCTGGGTCATTATTATTCATTTGTGCAGCAGGAGTAAGAAGTGCCTTGGCGTGTGAATTAGCAGCATCTGTTGGTATAGAATCAGAAAGACTGTTTAATATAGAAGAAGGAACTCCCTCTTGGATAGCCAAGGGCTACCCAGCAGAGTAA
- a CDS encoding zinc-binding dehydrogenase: protein MKTKAAVQFTLDGPLELVDLEIPDPRENQVIVKMYSSGVCHSQLHQMANPNLPRPLVLGHEGTGFVTKTGKNVSHVSEGDHVIVTWVKRVETQGSIPAELSGASYHEIPVNGNVYTLGEDVLTNSDYVVPIDKEYPTDISCIVGCAVLTGAGAVINTAQVKPGESVAVFGVGGVGLCAIQAASISKANPVIAVDLDDEKLKFAQEFGATHLINASQNDPIEQIKDITNGGVDYAFDAIGVKITNEQILESTRSGGSGANNLGGTAVLIGLPHGNHTMSIPPRLFVGGQRLYKGSLGATYPDTDFPMFLDWYKNGQFPLDKLITKRYKFDEINEAYQSLSNGEILGRSIVVY, encoded by the coding sequence TTGAAAACAAAAGCAGCTGTTCAATTCACCTTAGATGGACCTTTGGAACTTGTAGATTTAGAAATTCCTGATCCTAGAGAAAACCAAGTAATAGTAAAAATGTATTCTAGCGGTGTATGCCATTCCCAACTTCACCAAATGGCAAATCCAAACCTCCCTAGACCACTTGTGCTTGGTCATGAAGGCACTGGATTTGTCACAAAAACAGGAAAAAATGTTTCTCATGTTTCTGAAGGAGACCATGTAATCGTTACATGGGTTAAGCGGGTCGAAACACAAGGGTCTATACCTGCCGAACTTAGTGGTGCTTCATATCATGAAATCCCGGTTAATGGAAATGTTTACACATTAGGAGAAGATGTATTAACAAATAGTGATTATGTTGTACCGATTGATAAGGAATATCCAACAGATATATCCTGTATTGTTGGATGTGCAGTTTTAACAGGTGCGGGGGCAGTAATAAATACCGCACAAGTAAAACCTGGGGAATCAGTTGCAGTATTTGGAGTTGGCGGAGTTGGATTATGCGCCATACAAGCTGCTTCTATTAGCAAAGCAAATCCAGTAATTGCAGTTGACCTAGATGATGAAAAATTAAAATTTGCGCAAGAATTTGGAGCAACACATTTAATCAATGCTTCTCAAAACGATCCAATTGAACAAATTAAAGACATCACAAATGGAGGAGTAGATTACGCATTCGATGCAATTGGTGTGAAAATCACTAATGAGCAAATTCTTGAATCTACAAGATCAGGCGGTTCTGGAGCAAATAATCTTGGAGGAACAGCTGTCTTAATAGGATTGCCACACGGGAATCACACAATGTCCATTCCACCCAGATTGTTTGTTGGTGGGCAAAGACTTTACAAAGGAAGTTTAGGGGCTACATATCCTGATACCGATTTCCCCATGTTCCTAGATTGGTATAAAAATGGGCAGTTCCCTCTCGACAAACTAATCACCAAACGATATAAATTTGATGAAATTAATGAAGCATACCAATCACTTTCTAATGGGGAAATTCTTGGGAGATCTATTGTTGTATATTAG
- a CDS encoding co-chaperone GroES, giving the protein MNRSFQPLGDRVVVKPIEKEEVTSSGLVLPDTAKEKPQEGEIVAVGRGRVTDDGKTIELEVKVGDIVVYSKYAGTELKEEGEDYLVLRESDILAKVG; this is encoded by the coding sequence GTGAACCGATCTTTTCAACCACTTGGCGATAGAGTAGTTGTAAAACCTATCGAGAAAGAAGAAGTAACTAGTTCAGGGTTAGTGCTACCAGATACTGCAAAAGAGAAACCACAGGAAGGTGAAATTGTTGCAGTGGGAAGAGGTAGGGTAACAGATGATGGTAAAACTATTGAACTTGAAGTAAAAGTTGGAGATATAGTTGTATATTCAAAGTACGCTGGAACTGAACTCAAAGAAGAAGGCGAGGATTATTTAGTACTCAGGGAGTCAGATATACTTGCTAAAGTAGGATAA
- a CDS encoding methionine adenosyltransferase yields MVSTFNDSNSFLFTSESVTEGHPDKVCDQISDAILDSVLAQDPNARVACETCVTTGLVIIMGEMTTKTYVDIPDIVRSTLKNIGYTNAEFGIDYNTCGVMVSVKEQSPEISSAVSKSLEARESKNENENETIGAGDQGMMVGYACNETPELMPLPISLAHKLTKRLAEVRKNSTLNYLRPDGKSQVTVEYSQGKPKRIHTIIVSAQHSPEVKADQLEKELRSNVIKPIIPESLIDEFTEIKINPSGLFVLGGPNADTGLTGRKILVDTYGGSARHGGGAFSGKDPTKVDRSGAYAARHVAKNLVAAGIAERAEVQISYAIGMAKPISVSVETFGTSHLSDQKISEIVNTYFDLRPQAIINNMNLRNPIYTPTASYGHFGREDLDLPWESTDIAKLIKEQL; encoded by the coding sequence ATGGTATCTACTTTTAACGATTCCAATAGTTTTTTGTTTACATCTGAATCTGTAACAGAAGGCCATCCTGATAAGGTTTGTGATCAAATATCTGATGCAATTTTAGACTCAGTATTAGCACAAGATCCCAATGCAAGAGTAGCGTGTGAAACATGCGTAACTACAGGATTAGTAATTATTATGGGCGAAATGACTACTAAAACATATGTGGATATTCCTGATATTGTGCGATCAACACTAAAAAATATTGGTTATACTAATGCTGAATTTGGAATAGATTACAACACATGTGGTGTTATGGTTTCAGTAAAAGAACAATCTCCAGAAATTTCTTCTGCTGTTAGTAAATCTCTAGAAGCACGAGAATCAAAAAATGAGAATGAAAATGAAACCATTGGAGCAGGAGATCAGGGAATGATGGTAGGGTATGCATGTAATGAAACCCCCGAACTAATGCCATTACCAATCTCTCTAGCTCACAAATTAACAAAAAGACTTGCTGAAGTTCGGAAAAATTCCACTTTAAATTATTTAAGGCCAGATGGAAAATCGCAGGTTACAGTAGAATACTCGCAGGGAAAACCGAAAAGAATTCACACTATTATCGTTTCTGCTCAACATAGCCCAGAAGTTAAAGCTGACCAACTAGAAAAAGAATTACGATCAAATGTAATCAAGCCCATTATACCCGAATCTTTAATTGATGAATTTACTGAAATAAAAATCAATCCATCGGGTCTTTTTGTATTAGGAGGGCCTAATGCTGATACTGGACTTACAGGTAGAAAGATTTTAGTAGACACCTATGGTGGTAGTGCCCGCCATGGTGGGGGAGCTTTTTCCGGAAAAGATCCTACAAAAGTTGATAGATCTGGTGCATACGCAGCAAGACATGTGGCAAAAAATTTAGTTGCTGCTGGTATTGCAGAAAGAGCAGAAGTACAAATTTCATATGCAATCGGTATGGCAAAACCCATATCCGTAAGTGTGGAAACTTTTGGAACATCACATCTTTCTGATCAAAAGATATCTGAAATTGTTAACACATACTTTGATCTTAGGCCCCAGGCAATAATTAATAATATGAATCTCAGAAATCCTATTTATACCCCCACAGCTTCTTATGGACATTTTGGTAGAGAAGACTTAGATTTGCCTTGGGAATCAACTGATATTGCCAAATTAATAAAAGAGCAATTATAG
- a CDS encoding adenosylhomocysteinase, giving the protein MASNLTPNDIADHKLSDVGIERINWASTDMPVLNSIKTRFVNEKPLKGITIAACLHVTTETANLMITLKSGGANVLLCASNPLSTQDDVAAALVNEYGISTFAIKGENNDKYYEHIKATLSYKPNITMDDGADLVSVIHNNPKEYSNSIIGGTEETTTGVIRLKALSSENKLIYPIIAVNEAATKHLFDNRYGTGQSTLDGITRATNILWSGRKVVVAGYGWCGRGIASRARGLGSNVIVTEVNPTRALEAIMDGFSVMPMEEASVVGDVFITATGGIKAIDTNHMLNMKDGAIIANSGHFNVEINIPGLQEISLSSKLTRQYIEQYTVNDKKINLLAEGRLVNLAAAEGHPSSVMDMSFANQALCVEHIIKFNKSLSISVHDVPKEIDEEIGRLKLSTMGVSIDNLTQEQIKYLHSWTTGT; this is encoded by the coding sequence ATGGCATCTAATTTAACACCAAATGATATAGCAGACCACAAATTATCTGATGTTGGAATTGAAAGAATTAATTGGGCATCAACAGATATGCCTGTGCTTAACTCAATCAAAACAAGGTTTGTTAATGAAAAACCCTTAAAAGGGATAACCATAGCTGCCTGCCTACATGTAACCACAGAAACTGCAAATTTAATGATTACCTTAAAGAGTGGGGGGGCAAACGTATTGCTTTGCGCTAGCAACCCTTTAAGTACACAAGACGATGTTGCTGCTGCTTTAGTCAATGAATATGGGATATCAACATTCGCAATCAAAGGTGAAAATAATGACAAATATTATGAACATATAAAAGCAACCTTGTCGTATAAGCCAAATATAACTATGGATGACGGGGCAGATTTAGTATCAGTAATACATAACAATCCGAAAGAATACAGTAATTCAATCATTGGAGGTACTGAAGAAACAACTACAGGAGTTATACGATTAAAAGCCTTATCAAGTGAAAATAAATTAATATATCCAATAATTGCAGTAAATGAAGCGGCTACAAAACATCTTTTTGATAATCGATATGGAACAGGTCAAAGCACATTAGACGGAATAACTAGAGCAACAAATATACTCTGGTCTGGTAGAAAAGTTGTGGTTGCCGGCTATGGATGGTGTGGAAGAGGTATTGCTTCAAGAGCTAGAGGATTAGGTTCCAATGTTATAGTCACTGAAGTTAATCCCACAAGAGCTTTAGAAGCAATAATGGATGGTTTTTCCGTAATGCCTATGGAGGAAGCTTCAGTTGTTGGAGATGTGTTTATCACAGCCACTGGAGGTATTAAGGCAATTGACACAAATCATATGTTAAATATGAAAGACGGAGCAATTATAGCTAATAGTGGGCATTTTAATGTTGAAATTAATATACCAGGACTACAAGAAATATCCTTATCTTCTAAACTCACAAGACAATATATCGAACAATATACTGTAAATGATAAAAAGATAAATTTACTTGCGGAAGGCCGCTTGGTAAATCTTGCCGCTGCTGAAGGCCATCCTTCTAGTGTAATGGATATGAGTTTTGCTAATCAGGCATTATGTGTAGAACATATCATTAAATTCAATAAATCATTATCAATTTCAGTCCATGACGTACCAAAAGAAATAGATGAAGAAATAGGGAGACTAAAATTATCTACTATGGGTGTATCTATAGACAATTTAACTCAAGAACAAATTAAATACTTACATAGCTGGACCACAGGTACGTAG